A single region of the Enterococcus mundtii genome encodes:
- a CDS encoding ArsR/SmtB family transcription factor — translation MQLQINEESLPVYEALASKTRIKIIQLLSKNKMNIKELAQALGISSAITTMHVKKLEEANIIKSEKIGQKKISSLRVDKINITFPEKIFNAFDTKETSIPIGHYTRYSIEPTCGLATIHDFIGKVDEPRYFADPRRMDARILWFTSGFVEYQTPNFLNEEDTLEMLELSVELSSEFPFSNDNWPSDITFSLNGVELGNWTSPGDFADIRGKHTPDWYPDNLNQYGLLKTIRITKHLTNINGEPLSEITINDIPRNEDVWTFRIEVKEDAKNVGGCTLFGKGFGNYDQDIKMKVYYS, via the coding sequence ATGCAACTCCAAATCAATGAAGAATCGTTACCTGTTTATGAAGCTTTAGCTAGTAAAACAAGGATAAAAATCATCCAGTTACTTTCAAAAAACAAAATGAATATCAAAGAGCTTGCCCAAGCACTCGGTATCAGTAGCGCGATTACAACAATGCATGTAAAAAAACTTGAAGAAGCAAATATCATCAAATCTGAAAAAATAGGCCAAAAAAAAATTTCCAGCTTACGTGTCGATAAAATCAACATCACGTTTCCAGAAAAAATCTTCAATGCCTTTGATACGAAAGAAACATCGATCCCTATCGGTCATTATACCCGCTATTCGATCGAGCCGACATGCGGTCTGGCAACGATCCATGACTTTATCGGCAAAGTCGATGAACCACGTTATTTTGCCGATCCACGACGAATGGATGCTCGGATTCTGTGGTTTACAAGCGGATTTGTTGAATATCAAACACCAAACTTTTTAAACGAAGAAGATACCTTGGAAATGTTGGAATTGTCCGTTGAACTATCTTCCGAGTTTCCCTTTTCGAACGACAATTGGCCATCGGATATCACTTTCAGCCTAAACGGTGTGGAATTAGGTAACTGGACAAGCCCAGGAGATTTCGCAGACATTCGTGGAAAACATACCCCGGACTGGTATCCAGATAATCTAAACCAATACGGACTATTGAAAACAATCCGTATCACTAAACATTTGACCAATATCAACGGCGAACCATTATCTGAAATCACGATCAATGACATCCCAAGAAACGAAGACGTCTGGACCTTCCGCATCGAAGTCAAAGAAGACGCCAAAAACGTCGGTGGCTGCACCCTATTCGGCAAAGGCTTCGGCAACTACGACCAAGATATCAAGATGAAGGTGTATTATAGTTAA
- a CDS encoding carbohydrate ABC transporter permease: MKAFTRYWNRPDRAAYLFLVPSFLILLLFTVVPLIGTFAISFTDLNIFFTSREFVGMDNFLRIFGDERAVNSLFHTLYFTLLETPTQIIVGLLAAVILSKNTRFNRFCRSTFYIPVICSLTSIAIIFSMLLDPNVGAIPYLFSQVGLPIPQFFRDPTLAMPTVALMTVWKNFGVTMTILITAIQGISPSLYESAQMDGATNRQQFFNITLPQIVPSLGFCILTNLIGSMQVFDQVYVATNGGPQFKTETAVQYIYSRGFTAPYELGYASALSSVLFVIVAVLAISTNLYMSRKEKQMK, encoded by the coding sequence ATGAAAGCATTCACCAGATACTGGAACCGACCGGATCGAGCGGCTTATTTGTTTTTAGTGCCATCCTTTTTGATTCTACTGTTATTCACAGTGGTGCCACTGATTGGTACATTTGCGATCAGTTTTACTGATTTGAACATCTTTTTTACTTCAAGAGAGTTCGTAGGCATGGATAATTTTTTGCGGATCTTTGGGGATGAACGTGCGGTCAATTCACTTTTCCATACGTTGTATTTTACCTTACTTGAAACACCAACACAGATTATCGTTGGTTTATTAGCTGCGGTGATCTTGTCAAAGAATACTCGTTTCAATCGCTTTTGTCGCTCAACTTTTTATATCCCTGTTATTTGTTCCTTAACATCCATTGCAATCATCTTTTCAATGTTGCTTGACCCAAACGTTGGGGCTATCCCTTACCTTTTCTCACAAGTAGGTTTGCCGATTCCACAATTTTTCCGTGATCCAACATTAGCAATGCCAACAGTTGCGCTGATGACGGTTTGGAAAAATTTCGGTGTCACGATGACGATCCTGATCACTGCTATTCAAGGAATCTCCCCTTCGCTTTACGAATCAGCGCAAATGGATGGAGCAACCAATCGTCAACAATTCTTTAATATCACGTTACCGCAGATCGTCCCATCTCTTGGTTTTTGTATCTTGACCAACCTGATTGGTTCCATGCAAGTGTTTGACCAAGTATATGTGGCAACGAACGGCGGACCACAATTCAAAACGGAAACAGCTGTCCAATACATTTATAGTCGCGGCTTCACCGCTCCATATGAGTTAGGCTATGCTTCCGCATTATCTTCAGTACTGTTTGTCATTGTAGCTGTGCTGGCAATTTCGACCAATTTATATATGTCAAGAAAAGAAAAACAGATGAAATAG
- a CDS encoding nicotinate phosphoribosyltransferase, whose amino-acid sequence MTTTYSDDSLTLHTDLYQINMMQTYWELDRADKHAVFECYFREMPFNHGYAVFAGLERLVDYLENLTFTDTDIAYLREMAVYPEGFLTYLREFKFKATVRSAREGELVFANEPLIQVEGPLAHCQLVETALLNMVNFQTLIATKAARIKSVIGDDPLLEFGTRRAQELDAAVWGTRAAYIGGADATSNVRAGKIFGIPASGTHAHSLVQSYGNDYEAFMAYAKTHKDCVFLVDTYDTLKSGVPSAIRVAKELGNKINFQGVRIDSGDMAYISKRVREQLDSAGFTEAKIYASNDLDEATILNLKMQKAKIDVWGVGTKLITAYDQPALGAVFKLVSIENEQGEMIDTIKLSSNAEKVTTPGKKQVWRITRNFDGKSEGDYVTLWDEDPRQEEEIFMFHPTHTFINKTVRDFTARPILQDIFVEGTRVYDLPTLEEIKEYTRGNLDSLWEEYKRDLNPQKYPVDLSTDCWNHKMAIMERMKKSVTQLTSEL is encoded by the coding sequence ATGACGACAACTTACTCAGATGACAGTTTGACGCTACATACGGATCTTTACCAGATCAACATGATGCAGACTTACTGGGAACTAGATAGAGCAGATAAACATGCAGTTTTTGAATGTTACTTCCGCGAGATGCCATTCAATCATGGTTATGCTGTTTTTGCAGGGTTAGAACGATTAGTGGATTATTTAGAAAACTTGACATTTACTGATACAGATATTGCGTATCTTCGCGAAATGGCTGTTTATCCGGAAGGCTTTTTGACGTATTTACGTGAATTCAAATTCAAAGCGACTGTCCGTTCCGCTCGTGAAGGAGAACTTGTTTTTGCGAATGAGCCATTGATCCAAGTGGAAGGCCCATTAGCCCATTGTCAATTAGTAGAAACAGCCTTATTGAATATGGTGAATTTTCAAACGTTGATCGCGACGAAAGCGGCTCGTATCAAATCAGTGATCGGTGACGATCCATTATTGGAGTTTGGTACACGCCGTGCGCAAGAATTGGATGCTGCGGTTTGGGGTACTCGTGCTGCTTATATTGGTGGAGCAGATGCAACGAGCAATGTTCGTGCAGGGAAAATTTTCGGGATTCCAGCAAGCGGTACCCACGCTCATTCACTTGTTCAAAGTTATGGGAATGACTATGAAGCATTTATGGCGTATGCAAAGACACATAAAGATTGTGTTTTTCTAGTGGATACTTACGATACCTTGAAATCGGGTGTTCCTAGTGCGATCCGTGTGGCAAAAGAACTTGGCAACAAGATCAATTTCCAAGGCGTACGTATCGATAGTGGTGATATGGCGTATATTTCGAAACGGGTCAGAGAACAATTAGATTCCGCTGGTTTTACAGAAGCAAAAATCTATGCCTCAAATGATTTAGATGAAGCGACGATTTTAAACTTAAAAATGCAAAAAGCAAAAATCGATGTTTGGGGCGTGGGAACAAAGTTGATCACCGCCTATGACCAACCGGCTTTAGGTGCAGTCTTCAAACTGGTATCCATCGAAAATGAACAAGGTGAAATGATCGATACGATCAAATTGTCTAGCAATGCAGAAAAAGTTACTACACCAGGTAAAAAACAAGTATGGCGTATCACTCGTAACTTTGATGGGAAATCAGAAGGCGATTATGTGACACTATGGGACGAAGATCCTCGACAAGAAGAAGAGATCTTCATGTTCCACCCGACACATACCTTTATCAATAAAACTGTTCGTGATTTTACAGCTCGGCCAATTTTACAAGATATTTTTGTTGAAGGAACGAGAGTCTATGACTTACCGACATTAGAAGAAATCAAAGAGTATACCAGAGGAAACTTAGATTCTCTTTGGGAAGAATACAAACGTGATTTGAATCCGCAAAAATATCCTGTGGATCTATCAACAGATTGCTGGAATCATAAGATGGCAATCATGGAACGAATGAAAAAAAGCGTCACACAATTAACGAGTGAACTATAG
- a CDS encoding ABC transporter substrate-binding protein produces MRGKKLMIGSLLLAATGILGACGGGASSQSKNDGEVTLSFWNGFTASDGEILQEIVNDFNKNNDKNITIEMDVMTWANLNEKLPTAISSRKAPDFVALNYADFAQYVENGAVQPVDDFWEYDGVDKGDFKDTAVDLGMVDDQQYFIPMQVQGMYMYWNKELFKQAGLDETTPPTTWTELTEMAPQLTDSSKNISGFVFNKDGTAPLYNWMKANGGKLVSDDYTKSEFASPENLETLTAIQKMIHVDKAGPESISGAEMDNLMNAGQLSIIINGPWLNNGLKANEIDYGVTTLPQASADGEKTAILDGVGYAIPASTDSDKKEAIYEFLKYWNTSEIGKKWSIENGFPAYLSSVAEDEEVKNDPIVSELSKQMEYAEPYLPGFTKIAAINNDIINPLIEKLLAGEDPEQLMNDADDQINDLLKE; encoded by the coding sequence ATGCGAGGAAAAAAATTGATGATTGGTTCATTGTTGTTAGCTGCGACTGGAATATTAGGTGCTTGTGGCGGTGGTGCTTCTTCTCAAAGTAAAAATGACGGAGAAGTCACACTCTCTTTTTGGAATGGGTTTACAGCTTCTGACGGAGAGATCTTACAAGAGATCGTCAATGATTTTAATAAGAATAATGACAAAAACATCACGATTGAGATGGATGTGATGACATGGGCTAATTTGAATGAAAAATTACCAACGGCTATTTCTTCGAGAAAAGCACCAGATTTTGTTGCACTGAACTACGCTGATTTTGCTCAATATGTGGAGAATGGGGCTGTGCAGCCTGTAGATGATTTCTGGGAATATGACGGTGTGGATAAAGGAGATTTCAAAGATACTGCGGTAGATCTAGGAATGGTGGATGATCAGCAATACTTTATTCCGATGCAAGTACAAGGGATGTATATGTATTGGAACAAAGAATTATTCAAACAAGCTGGCTTGGATGAAACAACACCACCAACTACTTGGACAGAATTAACAGAGATGGCTCCACAACTGACCGATAGTAGTAAAAATATCTCAGGTTTTGTCTTCAATAAAGACGGTACTGCACCACTTTATAACTGGATGAAGGCAAATGGAGGAAAACTTGTCAGTGATGACTATACAAAATCTGAGTTTGCTTCACCAGAAAATCTTGAAACACTAACAGCCATCCAAAAAATGATCCATGTCGATAAAGCAGGACCAGAATCGATTTCAGGAGCAGAAATGGATAATTTGATGAACGCTGGACAATTATCGATCATCATCAACGGACCGTGGTTGAATAACGGCTTGAAAGCAAACGAAATCGATTATGGTGTAACGACATTACCGCAAGCAAGTGCGGACGGTGAAAAAACAGCGATTTTAGATGGTGTTGGTTATGCAATCCCAGCAAGTACAGATAGTGACAAAAAAGAGGCAATCTATGAATTCCTAAAATACTGGAACACAAGTGAAATCGGTAAAAAATGGAGTATTGAAAATGGCTTCCCTGCCTACTTATCATCTGTCGCAGAAGATGAAGAAGTGAAGAATGATCCTATCGTATCGGAACTATCCAAACAAATGGAATATGCTGAACCTTATCTACCAGGATTCACGAAAATCGCAGCAATCAATAATGACATCATTAATCCATTGATCGAAAAATTGTTGGCTGGTGAAGATCCAGAGCAACTCATGAATGATGCAGATGATCAGATCAATGATCTATTGAAGGAATAA
- the nadE gene encoding ammonia-dependent NAD(+) synthetase, giving the protein MNHLQQAIIEELGVKSVIDPQNEIRVSIDFMKEYLKKNPFLKTLVLGISGGQDSTLAGRLAQLAMEEMREETKDDSYQFIGVRLPYGEQADEEDAKAALDFIQPDVQLRVNIKPAVDAQTQALIEAGVEISDFNKGNIKARQRMITQYAVAGQRAGAVIGTDHAAENITGFFTKYGDGGADILPLFRLNKRQGKALLKALDAPEHLYTKVPTADLEEGKPMIADEVALGVTYDEIDDYLEGKEIPVDAQQKIEQWWNKTQHKRHLPISIFDDFWK; this is encoded by the coding sequence ATGAATCATTTACAACAAGCAATCATAGAAGAATTAGGCGTGAAATCAGTCATCGATCCTCAAAATGAAATTCGTGTGAGTATCGATTTCATGAAAGAATATTTGAAAAAGAATCCCTTCTTAAAAACCTTGGTTTTAGGTATCAGTGGAGGACAAGATTCTACTTTAGCCGGACGTTTAGCACAATTGGCAATGGAAGAAATGCGGGAAGAAACGAAAGATGATAGTTACCAGTTTATCGGTGTACGTTTGCCATATGGAGAACAGGCAGATGAAGAAGATGCCAAAGCGGCGTTAGACTTTATCCAACCAGACGTCCAATTACGTGTAAATATCAAACCCGCTGTCGATGCGCAAACGCAAGCATTGATTGAAGCAGGTGTGGAAATCAGTGATTTCAATAAAGGGAATATCAAAGCGCGCCAACGAATGATCACACAATATGCGGTTGCTGGACAACGCGCAGGGGCTGTGATCGGAACCGACCACGCAGCTGAAAATATTACTGGTTTCTTTACAAAATATGGAGACGGTGGGGCAGATATTTTGCCATTGTTCCGCTTGAATAAACGCCAAGGAAAAGCATTGTTGAAGGCTTTAGACGCGCCAGAACATCTCTATACCAAAGTGCCAACAGCTGACCTTGAAGAAGGCAAGCCGATGATTGCCGATGAAGTCGCATTAGGTGTCACATATGATGAGATCGACGACTATTTGGAAGGGAAAGAAATTCCAGTAGATGCACAACAAAAAATCGAGCAATGGTGGAATAAAACACAGCATAAACGTCATTTGCCAATTTCGATCTTTGATGATTTTTGGAAATAA
- a CDS encoding MerR family transcriptional regulator: MEYTIKKMAQLSGVSSRTLRFYDEIDLLKPKRINSAGYRIYGSQEIDRLQQILFYRSLDFPLNQIRELLDDPTFDHQHALIEHQRKLLEKRAEIDTLLATVQQTLAQFKGGKKMTDQEKFEGLKKQKITENETNYGTEIREKYGEETIDKANEQWQNLSQEKYQEMQEVEQQLLTNLTSYLSDQSNQALAKEIFDAHKKWLLFSWPTYQAEAHKGLGMLYISDERFTEYYDSRCGKGAAIALNEIIQAHA, encoded by the coding sequence ATGGAATACACAATTAAGAAAATGGCACAGCTCTCAGGAGTAAGTAGTCGTACACTACGTTTTTACGATGAAATTGATTTACTCAAACCCAAACGGATCAATTCAGCTGGTTATCGTATCTATGGTTCTCAAGAAATCGATCGTCTACAACAAATTTTATTTTATCGATCCTTAGATTTTCCACTGAACCAAATTCGCGAATTATTAGATGATCCTACCTTTGATCATCAACATGCACTCATCGAACATCAGAGAAAACTACTAGAGAAACGAGCAGAAATTGATACTCTCCTGGCAACCGTCCAACAAACATTAGCACAATTCAAAGGAGGAAAAAAGATGACTGACCAAGAAAAATTTGAAGGATTAAAAAAACAAAAAATAACTGAAAATGAAACAAACTATGGCACAGAGATCCGTGAAAAATACGGAGAAGAAACGATTGATAAAGCAAACGAACAATGGCAAAACCTTTCCCAAGAAAAATACCAAGAAATGCAAGAAGTTGAGCAACAATTACTAACGAATTTAACGTCTTATCTGTCTGACCAATCAAATCAGGCACTTGCAAAAGAAATTTTTGATGCACATAAAAAATGGCTATTATTTAGTTGGCCCACGTATCAAGCAGAAGCCCACAAAGGATTAGGTATGCTGTATATCTCAGATGAACGTTTTACTGAATACTATGATTCTCGCTGTGGTAAAGGCGCCGCTATAGCATTGAATGAGATCATTCAAGCTCATGCATAA
- a CDS encoding RidA family protein gives MAIYSNSVMTDSPLLFISGQTPQKEDYIPDGIDEQIQIVVEKINSIIMDNEASTQNIVKMNVYLTDASFLGSLRTTLIKLYGENKPAMTVVIVAGLIDPRFKVEIDAIVAIK, from the coding sequence ATGGCTATCTATTCAAATAGTGTTATGACAGATTCACCTTTATTATTTATTTCCGGACAGACACCTCAAAAAGAGGATTACATTCCCGATGGTATCGATGAGCAAATACAAATCGTTGTTGAAAAAATAAATTCCATCATTATGGATAACGAAGCGAGTACCCAAAATATTGTCAAAATGAACGTGTATTTAACTGATGCTTCCTTTTTAGGATCACTTAGGACGACACTTATAAAACTATATGGAGAAAATAAACCAGCAATGACAGTAGTAATAGTAGCTGGATTGATTGATCCAAGATTCAAAGTAGAAATAGATGCTATTGTCGCTATCAAATGA
- a CDS encoding alpha-N-arabinofuranosidase — MEAVMSVSRVQKIGEIDRRLYGSFIEHMGRAVYGGIYQPDHPTANDKGFRQDVMELVKELSVPLIRYPGGNFVSGFNWEDSVGPIAERPKRLDLAWRSLETNQVGVHKFAAWCQEVGAEINMAVNLGTRGLDAARNLVEYCNYPSGTYWSEQRIANGQTEPFAIKTWCLGNEMDGPWQIGHKTAAEYGRLAEETAKAMKLVDESIEVVLCGSSNGKMPTFGEWELTVLDQAYEQIDYLSLHQYYGNQTNDLKNYLARSVDMDQFISGVVAMCDAIKAKKHSKKQINLSFDEWNIWYHSTEHDQTVKPWQVAPPLLEDHYNFEDALVLGCLLITLLKHSDRVKIACLAQLVNVIAPIMTEEDGEAWRQTIYYPFMQVATLGQGIALRPEITVDTYATSEFDTVPYLESIAVLNEEKNELVIFAVNRGEEEMSLDLQFSDLKIKEVIDFSEMSGYEIKAVNQAGNEQIKPVSSKAYEHKENQLNCKLKPLSWNVIRTSLTPNK, encoded by the coding sequence ATGGAAGCTGTAATGTCAGTTAGTCGTGTGCAAAAGATAGGGGAAATCGATCGTCGTTTGTATGGCTCGTTTATTGAGCATATGGGACGTGCAGTGTATGGAGGGATCTATCAACCAGATCATCCGACTGCAAATGATAAGGGATTTCGCCAAGACGTTATGGAGCTAGTCAAAGAATTATCGGTACCATTGATCCGGTATCCAGGTGGGAATTTTGTTTCTGGGTTCAATTGGGAAGATAGTGTGGGGCCTATAGCGGAGCGGCCGAAAAGATTAGACCTTGCTTGGCGATCTTTAGAAACAAATCAAGTGGGGGTGCATAAATTTGCTGCGTGGTGTCAAGAAGTGGGCGCTGAGATCAATATGGCTGTCAATCTTGGAACACGTGGCTTAGATGCTGCAAGAAATCTAGTAGAATATTGCAATTATCCTAGTGGTACTTATTGGAGTGAGCAAAGAATAGCAAATGGACAAACCGAACCTTTTGCGATCAAGACGTGGTGTTTAGGCAATGAAATGGATGGTCCTTGGCAAATCGGTCATAAGACAGCAGCGGAGTACGGACGGCTGGCAGAAGAAACAGCAAAAGCAATGAAACTTGTCGATGAATCGATCGAAGTCGTTTTATGTGGTAGCTCGAATGGTAAAATGCCGACGTTCGGTGAGTGGGAATTGACTGTATTGGATCAAGCCTATGAACAAATCGATTATCTTTCATTGCATCAGTATTATGGCAATCAAACAAATGATTTGAAAAATTATTTAGCTCGTTCAGTCGATATGGATCAGTTCATCTCTGGTGTTGTTGCGATGTGTGATGCAATCAAGGCGAAAAAACACAGCAAGAAACAAATCAATCTATCTTTTGATGAATGGAATATTTGGTATCATTCGACAGAACATGATCAAACAGTCAAGCCATGGCAAGTGGCTCCACCTTTATTAGAAGATCACTATAATTTTGAGGATGCTTTAGTATTGGGCTGTTTATTGATCACTTTGTTAAAACATTCTGATCGAGTAAAAATTGCTTGTCTGGCGCAGCTAGTCAACGTAATTGCTCCGATCATGACAGAAGAAGACGGTGAAGCATGGCGTCAAACAATCTATTATCCATTTATGCAAGTCGCGACTTTAGGGCAAGGTATTGCTTTACGACCTGAAATCACTGTCGATACGTATGCAACGAGTGAATTTGATACAGTTCCATATTTAGAAAGTATCGCGGTGCTGAATGAAGAAAAAAATGAGTTGGTGATCTTTGCAGTGAATCGTGGAGAAGAAGAGATGAGTTTAGATCTACAATTTTCTGACTTAAAGATTAAGGAAGTCATTGATTTTTCAGAGATGTCTGGCTATGAAATCAAAGCGGTCAATCAAGCAGGAAATGAGCAAATCAAACCTGTGTCTTCAAAAGCCTACGAACATAAAGAAAATCAGTTGAATTGCAAATTGAAACCGTTATCTTGGAATGTGATCCGTACAAGCTTGACCCCGAACAAATAA
- a CDS encoding carbohydrate ABC transporter permease, with translation MLSESYTAVSTNRRKKFDGKKWLRVVGMLLVLLIIAFPFLWLIISSFKYEKDIISFPPRIFADEYTFENYIKVWTTIPLLDYIKNTVIFAGGTVITSVFFDSLAGYAFARMRFKGKSVLFYFVLLTMMIPFQVFMIPLFIQANFLGMLDTYAGLIIPRMTTAFGIFMMRSFFVTLPDSLEEAARIDGLGEFKIFLKIMLPLSKPTLLSLAIFTLMNSWNDLLYPLILTTSSKMRTLPAGLALFTGQNISFYGPVMAGTVISMLPLLIIYIFAQKYFVQGTAMSGMKE, from the coding sequence ATGCTTTCGGAAAGTTATACAGCAGTTTCAACGAATCGTCGGAAAAAGTTTGATGGAAAGAAATGGTTACGTGTCGTCGGAATGTTACTCGTATTATTGATTATCGCTTTTCCTTTTCTATGGTTGATCATTTCCTCGTTCAAATATGAAAAAGACATTATTTCTTTTCCCCCGAGAATTTTTGCAGATGAATATACCTTTGAGAATTATATCAAGGTTTGGACGACTATTCCGTTGTTAGATTACATCAAAAACACAGTGATCTTTGCAGGTGGGACAGTGATCACTTCTGTTTTCTTTGATTCTCTTGCAGGGTATGCTTTTGCTCGGATGCGCTTCAAAGGGAAATCGGTGTTGTTTTACTTTGTTTTGTTAACGATGATGATCCCATTTCAAGTCTTCATGATCCCACTGTTCATCCAAGCAAACTTTTTAGGTATGTTAGATACGTATGCCGGATTGATCATTCCTCGGATGACTACTGCTTTTGGGATATTTATGATGCGGTCGTTTTTTGTGACTTTACCAGATTCATTGGAAGAAGCCGCACGTATTGACGGGTTAGGTGAGTTCAAGATTTTCTTGAAGATCATGTTGCCTTTGAGCAAGCCAACACTTCTATCACTAGCAATCTTTACGTTGATGAACAGTTGGAATGATTTATTGTATCCACTGATTTTGACAACAAGTTCGAAAATGCGGACGTTACCTGCAGGATTAGCTTTATTCACCGGACAAAATATATCATTTTATGGACCGGTGATGGCAGGAACAGTTATTTCGATGTTGCCATTGTTGATCATTTATATTTTTGCTCAAAAATACTTTGTACAAGGAACTGCAATGTCTGGCATGAAAGAGTGA
- a CDS encoding DUF1827 family protein, producing the protein MKLIETPITSNLNIKTFYPKIVDFFFRNSAIRFYKLFSLDRTQILLIDTYNQVQLVMINTKKKITKQEIDYAIKKVLKTERSAVNIHVGVKQELEEAGVQFKRPNKDIVIVEQAIATIA; encoded by the coding sequence ATGAAACTGATTGAAACTCCGATTACGAGCAACTTGAATATCAAAACTTTTTATCCAAAAATCGTTGATTTCTTTTTTAGAAATTCTGCTATTCGATTTTATAAACTATTTTCTTTAGATCGTACACAGATTTTGTTGATCGATACCTATAATCAAGTCCAATTAGTGATGATCAATACAAAAAAGAAAATCACTAAACAGGAAATTGATTATGCAATCAAAAAAGTGTTGAAAACAGAACGATCAGCGGTCAATATCCATGTAGGTGTCAAGCAAGAATTAGAAGAAGCGGGTGTTCAGTTCAAACGGCCGAATAAGGATATCGTCATTGTAGAACAAGCCATCGCAACGATTGCATAG
- a CDS encoding DUF624 domain-containing protein yields the protein MKLVETKWYGQLIQISDHILLGILWVVVSLPLVTVVPATTGVFTALNKWKNGESGHVCYSFFQGFKRKFFLQLVMSCVTIISYFAMNLILQESAIWLVICGYVTMLVFTMFLLSWCSSLAQNDALSGKELFQESTLWVLTNFLKNLVCCGILLVFLVLVFMFPPIIFVLAGGVWWLINHLVGNINRKGVWQ from the coding sequence ATGAAATTAGTCGAAACAAAATGGTATGGTCAATTGATCCAAATTTCCGATCATATCTTATTAGGGATTTTATGGGTCGTCGTTTCTTTGCCTTTAGTCACAGTAGTACCAGCCACAACAGGGGTCTTTACAGCGTTGAATAAATGGAAGAATGGCGAATCAGGGCATGTTTGCTATTCCTTTTTTCAGGGCTTTAAGCGTAAGTTTTTCCTTCAATTAGTGATGAGTTGCGTGACCATCATCAGTTATTTTGCGATGAATCTTATTTTGCAAGAATCTGCTATTTGGTTAGTGATTTGTGGGTATGTAACAATGTTGGTTTTTACGATGTTTTTACTTTCTTGGTGTAGTTCTCTTGCCCAAAATGACGCTCTTTCCGGAAAGGAACTTTTTCAAGAAAGTACGTTGTGGGTGTTGACCAACTTTTTGAAGAATCTTGTATGTTGTGGCATATTATTAGTTTTTCTTGTGCTTGTGTTTATGTTTCCGCCGATTATTTTTGTATTAGCAGGTGGGGTTTGGTGGTTGATCAATCATTTAGTGGGAAACATAAATAGGAAAGGAGTGTGGCAATGA